In the Streptomyces fradiae ATCC 10745 = DSM 40063 genome, one interval contains:
- a CDS encoding PP2C family protein-serine/threonine phosphatase → MAISGELELPVVLHRIVRTAMDLVHARYGALGVLDENRTALAEFLTVGLTGQERAALAGVELPHGRGLLGTLIHHPEPLRVDDIQAHPHSAGFPPGHPPMRTLLGVAITVRGEIYGDLYLSDRLDGRPFDAHDQDIVVALAGAAGIAIENARLFERVRSGAERFQRLLLPRLPDLRPYEGAAVYQPASSPAQVGGDWYDAVLLPDNACGAVIGDVVGHDLQAAAAMAQTRNMLRALLYDRRTPPSEVLTALDHTLHAITEAPVTTACLARIQPTAGGTGWELHWSSAGHLPPLLLAPGRRPEYLHAEPGLPLGVDPGHPRPDHVRPLPPGSTLVFFTDGLVEHPAHPIDHGLDALLELAAPLGDRPLDELCRTLCREHPSDGHDDLAVLALRLPRGVYPER, encoded by the coding sequence ATGGCCATCAGCGGCGAGCTGGAGCTGCCCGTCGTGCTGCACCGCATCGTCCGCACCGCCATGGACCTCGTCCACGCCCGCTACGGCGCCCTCGGCGTCCTCGACGAGAACCGCACCGCACTGGCCGAGTTCCTCACCGTCGGCCTCACCGGCCAGGAGCGCGCCGCCCTCGCGGGCGTGGAGCTCCCGCACGGCCGCGGCCTGCTTGGCACGCTCATCCACCATCCGGAGCCGCTGCGCGTCGACGACATCCAGGCGCACCCGCACTCCGCCGGCTTCCCGCCCGGCCACCCGCCGATGCGCACCCTCCTGGGCGTCGCCATCACCGTGCGCGGCGAGATCTACGGCGACCTGTACCTCTCCGACCGCCTCGACGGCCGCCCCTTCGACGCGCACGACCAGGACATCGTCGTCGCCCTCGCGGGCGCGGCCGGCATCGCCATCGAGAACGCCCGCCTCTTCGAGCGCGTCCGCTCCGGCGCCGAACGGTTCCAGCGCCTCCTCCTGCCGCGCCTGCCCGACCTGCGCCCCTACGAGGGTGCCGCCGTGTACCAGCCCGCATCCAGCCCCGCGCAGGTCGGCGGTGACTGGTACGACGCCGTACTGCTGCCCGACAACGCGTGCGGCGCCGTCATCGGCGACGTCGTCGGCCACGACCTCCAGGCCGCCGCCGCGATGGCGCAGACCCGCAACATGCTCAGGGCGCTCCTGTACGACCGGCGCACCCCGCCCAGCGAGGTCCTCACCGCCCTCGACCACACCCTGCACGCCATCACCGAGGCCCCGGTCACCACGGCGTGCCTGGCCCGCATCCAGCCGACGGCCGGGGGAACCGGCTGGGAGCTGCACTGGAGCAGCGCCGGCCACCTGCCGCCGCTCCTCCTCGCGCCCGGCCGCCGCCCGGAGTACCTGCACGCCGAGCCCGGCCTGCCCCTCGGCGTCGACCCCGGCCACCCGCGCCCCGACCACGTGCGCCCGCTGCCGCCCGGCTCGACCCTGGTGTTCTTCACCGACGGCCTGGTCGAGCACCCCGCGCACCCCATCGACCACGGGCTGGACGCGCTGCTGGAGCTGGCCGCGCCGCTCGGCGACCGGCCGCTGGACGAGCTGTGCCGGACCCTGTGCCGGGAGCATCCCAGCGACGGCCACGACGACTTGGCGGTGCTGGCGCTCCGTCTGCCGCGGGGGGTGTATCCGGAGCGATGA
- a CDS encoding cold-shock protein, producing the protein MATGVVKWFNAEKGFGFIQQDGGGADVFAHYSNIATSGFRELQEGQKVTFDVTQGQKGPQAENILPA; encoded by the coding sequence ATGGCTACTGGCGTAGTGAAGTGGTTCAACGCGGAAAAGGGCTTCGGCTTCATCCAGCAGGACGGTGGCGGCGCGGACGTGTTCGCCCACTACTCGAACATCGCGACCAGCGGTTTCCGTGAGCTGCAGGAGGGCCAGAAGGTCACCTTCGACGTCACGCAGGGCCAGAAGGGCCCGCAGGCGGAGAACATCCTCCCCGCCTGA
- a CDS encoding DEAD/DEAH box helicase, with protein MTRTSRSRGHHAGAARSASAPARRGKGDQSENASRSAKPAGSRTRAPRRRTAPPPPGDFTLPVTHTPPLPPVEAFADLGFPPALLRALDAEGVTVPFPIQAATLPNSLAGRDVLGRGRTGSGKTLAFGLAVLARLAGTRAEPKRPLALVLVPTRELAQQVTDALAPYARPLGLRQATVVGGVSIGRQVSALRAGAEVLVATPGRLRDLVTRGDCVLDDVGITVLDEADQMTDMGFLPQITGLLALTRPDGQRLLFSATLDRNVDSLVKGYLHDPVVHSVDPTAGVVTSMEHHVLHVQDTDKNATATEIAAREGRVIMFLDTKHGVDRFTKHLLKSGVRASALHGGKSQPQRTRTLTQFKDGHVDVLVATNVAARGIHVDDLDLVVNVDPPGDHKDYLHRGGRTARAGESGSVVTLVLPHQRRDMNSLMHHAGIRPVTTAVRSGDAELTRITGARTPSGIPVVIAPPTPPAGQASGEPGSGSRRRRTGTRRRAGTRRR; from the coding sequence ATGACCCGTACGTCCCGTTCCCGGGGCCATCACGCGGGGGCCGCCCGGTCCGCCTCCGCCCCGGCCCGCCGAGGAAAAGGCGACCAGTCGGAGAACGCGTCGCGATCGGCCAAACCGGCCGGTTCCCGCACGCGCGCCCCGCGCCGCCGCACCGCCCCGCCCCCGCCCGGTGACTTCACCCTCCCGGTGACGCACACCCCTCCGCTGCCGCCCGTCGAGGCGTTCGCGGACCTCGGCTTCCCGCCCGCGCTGCTGCGCGCCCTGGACGCCGAAGGGGTGACCGTCCCGTTCCCCATCCAGGCGGCGACCCTCCCGAACTCCCTCGCCGGCCGCGACGTGCTCGGCCGTGGCCGCACCGGCTCCGGCAAGACGCTCGCGTTCGGCCTCGCGGTGCTCGCCCGCCTCGCCGGGACCCGCGCCGAGCCGAAGCGCCCCCTCGCCCTGGTCCTCGTCCCCACGCGGGAGCTGGCCCAGCAGGTCACCGACGCGCTCGCCCCGTACGCCCGGCCGCTCGGGCTGCGGCAGGCCACCGTCGTCGGCGGGGTGTCCATCGGCCGCCAGGTCTCCGCGCTGCGCGCCGGCGCGGAGGTCCTCGTCGCGACCCCCGGCCGGCTGCGTGACCTGGTCACGCGCGGCGACTGCGTCCTCGACGACGTCGGCATCACCGTGCTCGACGAGGCCGACCAGATGACCGACATGGGCTTCCTGCCGCAGATCACCGGTCTGCTGGCGCTGACCAGGCCCGACGGGCAGCGGCTGCTGTTCTCCGCGACCCTGGACCGGAACGTCGACTCCCTCGTGAAGGGCTACCTCCACGACCCGGTCGTCCACTCCGTGGACCCGACCGCCGGGGTGGTGACGTCGATGGAGCACCACGTGCTGCACGTCCAGGACACCGACAAGAACGCCACGGCCACCGAGATCGCCGCCCGCGAGGGCCGCGTGATCATGTTCCTGGACACGAAGCACGGCGTGGACCGGTTCACCAAGCACCTGCTCAAGAGCGGGGTGCGGGCGTCGGCGCTGCACGGCGGCAAGTCGCAGCCGCAGCGGACCAGGACGCTGACGCAGTTCAAGGACGGCCACGTCGACGTGCTCGTCGCGACCAACGTCGCCGCGCGCGGCATCCACGTCGACGACCTCGACCTCGTCGTGAACGTCGACCCGCCCGGCGACCACAAGGACTACCTGCACCGGGGCGGGCGCACCGCCCGCGCGGGCGAGTCCGGCAGCGTCGTCACGCTGGTCCTGCCGCACCAGCGGCGCGACATGAACAGCCTGATGCACCACGCGGGCATCCGGCCCGTCACCACGGCCGTGCGGTCCGGCGACGCGGAGCTGACCCGCATCACCGGCGCGCGTACGCCGTCGGGGATACCGGTCGTGATCGCTCCGCCCACGCCCCCGGCCGGCCAGGCGTCCGGCGAACCGGGCTCGGGCTCCCGCCGCCGCCGTACCGGCACGCGCCGCCGCGCCGGAACCCGCCGCCGTTGA
- a CDS encoding SCO5918 family protein — translation MRCVIARFPFDFTASEVEALLAKVKPEPAEGPCAVIGRHTYPVKQVGEVITRQDRRDFTADEVTRALRRLGFTVRQAPAPDPLPTQAATDLFG, via the coding sequence ATGCGCTGTGTGATCGCCCGCTTCCCGTTCGACTTCACGGCGAGCGAGGTGGAGGCCCTGCTGGCCAAGGTCAAGCCGGAACCGGCGGAGGGGCCGTGCGCGGTCATCGGCCGCCACACGTACCCGGTGAAGCAGGTCGGCGAGGTCATCACCCGCCAGGACCGCCGCGACTTCACCGCCGACGAGGTGACGCGGGCGCTGCGGCGCCTCGGCTTCACCGTGAGGCAGGCCCCCGCCCCGGACCCGCTGCCGACCCAGGCCGCCACGGACCTGTTCGGCTGA
- a CDS encoding pectate lyase family protein — MASPTHRRSPLRRRTALLSAAAVVAAGLGAVPFVTSASASVDLARQTLPAGDGWAAHGSGTTGGAQATDARVFTVTDRAQLAKALDPASGPAPRIVRVKGLIDASGGSTCADYAAGTGYSLSAYLKAYDPAVWGRSKKPSGTQEDARKAAAARQAKTIVFKVPSNTTLVGVPGTGAGIRGGSVAVQNADNVIIRNLAFSATEDCFPQWDPTDGSKGEWNSAYDSVTLRGATHVWADHNTFTDAPLYDSALKTYFGRKYQVHDGALDITGGSDLVTVEQNVFHSHDKTMLIGGSDTDSVGKLRVTLHHNVWKGITQRAPLARLGRIHLYNNHYDTAKLNGYAHSYSINARADARIVAEYNAWTLSADRKVSQLLSGDGTGAVAGRGNTVNGTVTDVVAAYNASAGKKLRTTAGWTPTLTAGLRTSAASLPAELARTAGAGVLTEQGTVE; from the coding sequence GTGGCATCCCCCACCCACCGCCGCTCCCCCCTCCGCCGGCGCACGGCGCTGCTCTCCGCCGCGGCCGTGGTCGCCGCCGGGCTCGGCGCCGTACCGTTCGTGACCAGCGCCTCGGCCTCCGTCGACCTGGCGCGGCAGACCCTGCCCGCGGGCGACGGCTGGGCGGCCCACGGCTCCGGTACGACCGGCGGCGCCCAGGCCACCGACGCACGCGTCTTCACCGTCACCGACCGCGCCCAACTGGCGAAGGCCCTCGACCCCGCCTCCGGCCCCGCGCCGCGCATCGTCCGCGTCAAGGGGCTCATCGACGCGAGCGGCGGCAGCACCTGCGCCGACTACGCGGCCGGCACCGGCTACTCGCTCTCCGCGTACCTGAAGGCGTACGACCCCGCCGTCTGGGGGCGCTCCAAGAAGCCGTCCGGCACGCAGGAGGACGCCCGCAAGGCCGCGGCGGCCAGGCAGGCGAAGACCATCGTGTTCAAGGTCCCGTCGAACACCACCCTGGTGGGCGTGCCCGGCACGGGCGCCGGCATCCGGGGCGGCAGCGTCGCCGTGCAGAACGCGGACAACGTGATCATCCGCAACCTCGCCTTCAGCGCCACCGAGGACTGCTTCCCGCAGTGGGACCCGACGGACGGCTCGAAGGGCGAGTGGAACTCCGCCTACGACTCGGTCACCCTGCGCGGCGCCACCCACGTGTGGGCCGACCACAACACCTTCACCGACGCCCCGCTCTACGACAGCGCCCTCAAGACGTACTTCGGGCGCAAGTACCAGGTCCACGACGGCGCGCTCGACATCACAGGCGGCTCCGACCTGGTCACCGTCGAGCAGAACGTCTTCCACAGCCACGACAAGACGATGCTCATCGGCGGCAGCGACACCGACAGCGTCGGCAAGCTGCGCGTCACCCTCCACCACAACGTGTGGAAGGGCATCACCCAGCGCGCCCCCCTGGCCCGCCTCGGCCGGATCCACCTGTACAACAACCACTACGACACGGCGAAGCTCAACGGCTACGCCCACAGCTACAGCATCAACGCCCGCGCCGACGCCAGGATCGTGGCCGAGTACAACGCCTGGACCCTGTCCGCCGACCGCAAGGTGTCCCAGCTCCTCAGCGGGGACGGCACCGGCGCGGTCGCCGGGCGCGGCAACACCGTGAACGGCACGGTGACGGACGTCGTCGCCGCCTACAACGCCTCCGCCGGGAAGAAGCTGAGGACCACCGCCGGCTGGACGCCGACCCTGACGGCCGGCCTCCGGACCTCCGCCGCGTCCCTGCCCGCCGAACTGGCCCGCACCGCGGGCGCCGGCGTCCTCACCGAGCAGGGCACGGTCGAGTAG
- a CDS encoding luciferase domain-containing protein: MNLAEQADQRLIGWSALSRCGRGECGEPRCLCAADGTEIVHFHGDREADVHLTRPMIAKLGPALRRSTAVRLSPASGWVTVRLEAPSDVDLLATLVSAALLGSHRRDRSAPAGASPERCNHPYAHPVRPGLQPGAHRGPHPDAHPEAHPEPDPETRPYAHPCVHPYVRPYVRPC, translated from the coding sequence ATGAACCTCGCCGAACAAGCGGACCAGCGGCTCATCGGCTGGTCGGCCCTCTCGCGGTGCGGGCGCGGTGAGTGCGGGGAGCCGCGCTGCCTGTGCGCCGCGGACGGCACGGAGATCGTCCACTTCCACGGCGACCGCGAGGCCGACGTCCACCTCACCCGGCCGATGATCGCCAAGCTGGGGCCGGCGCTGCGGCGCTCCACGGCGGTGCGCCTCTCACCGGCGTCCGGCTGGGTGACGGTGCGCCTTGAGGCGCCGTCCGACGTCGACCTGCTCGCCACCCTCGTCAGCGCGGCCCTCCTGGGCTCCCACCGCCGCGACCGGTCGGCCCCCGCGGGGGCGTCCCCGGAGCGCTGCAACCACCCCTACGCCCACCCCGTCCGGCCCGGCCTCCAGCCCGGTGCGCACCGCGGTCCCCACCCGGACGCGCACCCGGAGGCCCACCCTGAGCCGGACCCCGAGACCCGCCCCTACGCCCACCCGTGCGTCCACCCCTACGTACGCCCCTACGTGCGCCCCTGCTGA
- a CDS encoding helix-turn-helix domain-containing protein, which yields MAEAEEALRTLAHNVRAARTRLGLSLDELGRRAKVSKGALVGLEKAQGNPNFATLVRLADTLGVSVSALMEGPAEGRVRVVAADSVTPLWSGPRGGEARLMLTTSGPAPVEVWRWRLEPGEEYPSHPHQAGVVETVSVTSGRMVLVVDGVEHTVEAGQTATFDGDAPHTYRGGGTGTCRLVMTVHLPPGPASTAVPAPTATDPA from the coding sequence ATGGCCGAGGCAGAGGAAGCCCTGCGGACGCTCGCGCACAACGTCAGGGCGGCCCGCACCCGCCTCGGCCTGTCCCTGGACGAACTGGGCCGGCGCGCCAAGGTCAGCAAGGGCGCCCTCGTCGGCCTGGAGAAGGCCCAGGGCAATCCGAACTTCGCCACCCTGGTCCGGCTCGCCGACACCCTCGGCGTCTCCGTCTCCGCCCTGATGGAGGGCCCGGCCGAAGGCCGTGTCCGCGTCGTGGCCGCCGACTCCGTGACGCCGCTGTGGAGCGGGCCGCGGGGCGGCGAGGCCCGGCTGATGCTGACGACCTCCGGCCCGGCGCCGGTCGAGGTCTGGCGCTGGCGGCTGGAGCCCGGCGAGGAGTACCCGAGCCACCCCCACCAGGCGGGGGTCGTCGAGACCGTCAGCGTCACCTCCGGCCGCATGGTGCTGGTCGTGGACGGCGTGGAGCACACCGTCGAGGCGGGGCAGACCGCGACCTTCGACGGCGACGCCCCCCACACCTACCGCGGCGGCGGCACCGGTACCTGCCGGCTGGTCATGACCGTCCACCTCCCGCCCGGCCCCGCCTCCACCGCCGTGCCCGCCCCCACCGCGACGGACCCCGCCTGA
- a CDS encoding EamA family transporter, producing the protein MIALLLALGSSLAYGCADFLGGLGARRAHVLRTVMVAAPASLAVELLLWPFLGASFGTGALVWGAASGVASAAAFALLYRTLAIGPMNVLSPVTALVSAMLPAGVGLVQGEHLGAAGLVGLPLALAAVVLVSAGHGAGSARPTRTALLLALGAGAAIALQLVCLHQAPADSGVAPLIVGRTVSSAVTLAAAGLMHRRLGPEKPAYAMSAAAGVLDSLANLLFLLAVRGGDLAVVAVVTALYPAGTVLLARTVLAERVHRGQLVGLGTAAVAVSLLALA; encoded by the coding sequence GTGATCGCTCTGCTGCTGGCCCTGGGCAGCTCCCTCGCCTACGGGTGCGCCGACTTCCTCGGCGGGCTCGGCGCCCGCAGGGCGCACGTGCTGCGCACCGTGATGGTCGCCGCGCCCGCCTCGCTCGCGGTCGAACTGCTGCTGTGGCCCTTCCTCGGCGCCTCCTTCGGCACCGGGGCGCTGGTCTGGGGCGCCGCGTCCGGCGTCGCCTCGGCCGCCGCGTTCGCCCTGCTCTACCGCACCCTGGCGATCGGCCCGATGAACGTGCTCTCGCCCGTCACCGCCCTGGTCTCCGCGATGCTGCCGGCCGGCGTGGGCCTCGTCCAGGGCGAGCACCTCGGCGCCGCCGGCCTGGTCGGCCTCCCGCTCGCCCTGGCCGCCGTCGTCCTGGTCAGCGCCGGCCACGGCGCCGGCTCGGCCAGGCCCACCCGTACCGCCCTGCTGCTGGCCCTCGGCGCGGGCGCCGCGATCGCCCTGCAGCTCGTCTGCCTCCACCAGGCGCCCGCGGACAGCGGCGTGGCCCCGCTGATCGTGGGCCGGACCGTGTCGTCGGCGGTCACCCTGGCCGCGGCCGGCCTGATGCACCGCAGGCTCGGCCCCGAGAAGCCCGCCTACGCGATGTCGGCCGCCGCCGGCGTGCTGGACTCCCTGGCGAACCTCCTCTTCCTGCTGGCCGTCCGCGGCGGCGACCTCGCCGTGGTCGCCGTGGTCACCGCCCTCTACCCGGCCGGCACGGTCCTGCTCGCCCGTACCGTGCTCGCCGAGCGCGTCCACCGCGGCCAGCTCGTCGGCCTGGGCACGGCCGCGGTGGCGGTGAGCCTCCTGGCCCTCGCCTGA
- a CDS encoding FMN-binding negative transcriptional regulator: MFIRPWDAALDEAEWRTWIAEGHDFGLLSVNGPPGSPPAAVPTHFAVEPGHLLIHLARPNPVWRAIESDPHVLFTVFGDYAFVPGPWRARPGTPPADGVPTSYYTAVQFTCRAHVVDDPEGKAELLRRQMAHFQPDGDHAPVTADGPPYGRMLSGIRGLRLEVTCVRAKFTYDDHKPVEHRAAVAGHLAERGQGLDGPAARQQRRRLDRVGRWKS, encoded by the coding sequence ATGTTCATCCGGCCCTGGGACGCCGCCCTGGACGAAGCCGAGTGGCGGACGTGGATCGCCGAGGGCCACGACTTCGGCCTGCTGAGCGTCAACGGCCCGCCCGGCTCGCCACCGGCCGCCGTCCCCACCCACTTCGCCGTCGAGCCGGGCCACCTCCTGATCCACCTGGCCCGGCCCAACCCCGTCTGGCGGGCGATCGAGAGCGACCCGCACGTCCTGTTCACCGTCTTCGGCGACTATGCCTTCGTCCCCGGCCCCTGGCGCGCGAGGCCCGGCACCCCGCCCGCCGACGGGGTGCCCACCAGCTACTACACCGCCGTCCAGTTCACCTGCCGCGCCCACGTCGTCGACGACCCGGAGGGCAAGGCCGAGCTGCTCCGCCGCCAGATGGCCCACTTCCAGCCCGACGGCGACCACGCCCCCGTCACCGCCGACGGCCCCCCGTACGGGCGGATGCTGTCCGGCATCCGGGGGCTGCGCCTGGAAGTCACCTGCGTACGAGCCAAGTTCACCTACGACGACCACAAACCCGTCGAGCACCGCGCCGCCGTCGCCGGCCACCTCGCGGAACGCGGCCAGGGGCTCGACGGCCCGGCGGCGCGGCAGCAGCGCCGCCGCCTGGACCGCGTCGGCCGCTGGAAGTCCTGA
- a CDS encoding B3/B4 domain-containing protein has protein sequence MTAFRIAPAVADAFPGTLVALVTASGLRNRETWPATAAAVEELERRLADGTWRPADETDPRVGAWHTAYRSFGTNPRRTRPSVDALGRRLAKKGALPRVNPAVDAYNCVSVRHGLPAGAFDLDHVTGDVEIRLADGTEDFTPLGEPGTVEHPRPGEVVYVDAGGVLTRHWNHRDAHRTRVTGDSARVAFILETVEAPRDGDLVEAAAEELRALLAPHSTATAVHRLTPGHPEAVV, from the coding sequence TTGACCGCCTTCCGTATCGCCCCCGCCGTCGCGGACGCCTTCCCCGGCACGCTCGTCGCCCTGGTCACGGCCTCCGGCCTGCGCAACCGGGAGACCTGGCCCGCCACCGCCGCGGCCGTCGAGGAGCTGGAGCGGCGGCTCGCCGACGGCACCTGGCGGCCCGCCGACGAGACCGACCCCCGCGTCGGGGCGTGGCACACGGCGTACCGCTCCTTCGGCACCAACCCGCGCCGGACCCGCCCCAGCGTCGACGCGCTCGGCCGCCGCCTCGCCAAGAAGGGCGCCCTGCCGCGCGTCAACCCGGCCGTCGACGCCTACAACTGCGTCTCCGTCCGCCACGGCCTGCCCGCGGGCGCCTTCGACCTCGACCACGTCACGGGGGACGTCGAGATCCGCCTCGCCGACGGCACGGAGGACTTCACCCCGCTCGGCGAACCCGGCACCGTCGAGCACCCCCGGCCGGGCGAGGTGGTCTACGTGGACGCGGGCGGCGTGCTGACCCGCCACTGGAACCACCGCGACGCCCACCGCACCCGCGTGACCGGGGACTCCGCCCGTGTCGCCTTCATCCTGGAGACCGTCGAGGCGCCCCGCGACGGGGACCTCGTCGAGGCCGCGGCCGAGGAGCTGCGGGCCCTCCTCGCCCCCCACTCCACCGCGACGGCCGTCCACCGCCTCACCCCGGGCCACCCGGAGGCCGTCGTCTGA